From the genome of Apis cerana isolate GH-2021 linkage group LG15, AcerK_1.0, whole genome shotgun sequence:
GTAATGTTTTAGTAATGTTTTAGTAATGTTTTAGTAATGTTTTAGTAATGTTTTAGTAATGTTTTAGTAAtgttttagtaatattttagcaatattttagtaatattttagtaatattttagtaatattttagtaatattttagtaatattttagtaatttaattaaatttttttattagttttagcAACCGAaccattttatacattttctataCCGATCAAAACTGAGGAATATGAATCAGGTACTGAAAATGGTCTCAGTTGTTGTTTACAATTTACGTATACTGAAAAATATCCGGATGAACcacttttaatatcaatagaagaatctgaaaatttcgaagaagaaagtactgaaaatttgaaaaaacatttaacagaacaaatgaatgaaaatcttGGAATGGTTATGGTATTCACTTTAGTTAGTGCTGCTCAAGAATGGCTTAATGTACAAtgggataaaattaaattaaaccgGCAAGAATGTGAAGCACAAAAAatgagagaagaggaagaagcagAAAGagtaagatattatattataaaattttaaaagtaaagattattttattgttgtttttacttaaaatatttctatattgtttTAGAAAAAGTTTGAGGGTACACGAGTCACAGTTGAAACATTTTTGtgttggaaagaaaaatttgatgaagAAATGGGATAtacgaaaagaagagaaatagctgaacgagaaggaaagaaattaaCTGGTAGAGAATTGTTTATGACTGATAAGACATTAGATCAATCGGACCTGAAATTCTTAGATGATggtactattttaaaatatttaatttatttaatttaaattaaggcattgaaaatattcaaaggaagtataatattgaatttttttttagattctgtTAAAGTAGATGAGAGTTTGTTCCAAAACTTAGACGATTTGGAATTAGAAGATGACGACGATGATGAAGATCCTAATTTTGAACCAAATGTTTCTGAAGATAGTGCCTAAATAAATCtaccaaaattttattccattatttataagataatctGAAAATTCCTATTtactgaatatttatatataaaattaatatttaaaagtttatttaaaaaatactagaaTTTAAACAGATTGACATTCAAAACAAATGTGCCAgtgtaaagtaaatttattaaaattcattagtgcattttatataaataaaatagatctgTCATGCagatgaattttatatgtatatgcgaaaaaaatagatatatttaataacaaaaataattttatataattatgtacataattgaatctttttcataataaattttttttttaataaatcgaaaatttttttgcttaatcttaagaaaaaaaattcgtccaAATCATAACGAAGCAGaaacataatgaaataaaagcgCATTAACGATCatgttttaacatttattcatGTAgtttagtatataatatacacgtttaataacaaattctaATTAGAGAATAGTTATACTCggctaatttaaatttatttttcttgttccaAATATATGCATACACATGGTGtaattgagaataatttataaatgaggTAATTATATTTGTGATGTGGCAGTAATAATCAAATCGACGTTATCATCAAAGTTTCTATTTCACGTAACATATAGGAAccttttgacaaaattttcaGTTTCATATTTACTTAACTTAACAGTGACAATTACAATACAGTACAAAAAATACGGATTTTACAAAGTTGTCCTGTTTTTTCTAATCATAATGCTTATTAAGGCaatataaaatcgaagaaacgGTGACAACTTATGTGGCCTTACATAGTATACCTAACGGGATATCTTCGTGTTATGAAATTTGTATACTTttgatgattatatataataatcgcttttttttaaatataatatatcgctAAATTCCAcacatttattcaatatatatatgttttgaaaagaaagttattagtataactttaaaaaaattaatatacgtgataatattatcaatatatatatatatgacgtAATTTCTACAAGCAATAAACTATTCACTAATTTcttgaatgattaaaaaaaaaaaaagtatcacaatattataatactttttgatTTACGAACATAattgttcaatttaaatacaaatagagataaaagatacaaaaaaataaaataaatacatgagACGATGGGTTTGAAATTAGTGAACAgtcgtaaaatataattgcagttttaaattaataataaataagtacatACAAAGTATATAATACGCGAAAAAagtacgattaaaaaatttgattttctgaTGATTCAGAATCAAAGTTTAAAAGATTAGAGGACTATAACCATATTTCAAGTCATTctgtttgaaatttgatttaatttaaaatgactgTATATATGTCAGAGCAGTCGTCTCGTCTTTCGAGTCGCCAACACGTCATAATCTGTTGGGAGAAGAATACGGTTAGTAATGGCATAATAATACTTTACtaacattttttgattaaCCAAGCGACCACATTCAACATATGTAtcgtataaaatcaaattggaACGTAGATATCTTTTTTGATCGCTGTTCTAATGTTATATTACTTAACATTGAGCTTTTGTCGCTTGGCTAAACTTAGCCATATTCTAAAAGTAAACAATCAAATTCATAGCAGCAAACATTCTTATGCATAATATCCGACTTAATAACCGGAATTAACTatctaacaattaattatacgttATATGACACATAATAAACACATTTTATACGTaaatatgctttttttttttcgaaattgtatAGCACGTAAAATTTGTCAAagtatatagttataaatttagactgaaatatgtatattaatatttatacatatagcGAGACATGTCTTCACGACATTTTCTTTGATACGTAGAGAAAAATAGGTCATATCATTTGATTCGTATAGAATTGCTTTATACAATGATCATCCGGAAAATATAAAcagcgaaaatattttcaggaaCAAACGTGTAATTGAATGTACATTTTTCAGtacgaaatatttcacgatCTCGCATCAtcgttcataaaataatttttacacatgatatattgatactcaataatcaaaattaatttttgattatttcggaaatatcaatcaatggttttaactttatattttatctgttaaatattattcgcttatctgacaaatatatttgagcaaacataaaaaataaaataagtcgatttgtttattgtttcgaaatattaattgcaaCGATTAAATGTGTTGTATTATAAgtcacaaataattattttgtataacttCATTGtagtttgtttcttctttataaagatatttattaatatttaataatattttttatttgcattgaTAATagtgtatatagatatataaaatatagcaaactaaaaattcaataactcTAAAGCGTGCATGAAGTATTCATTCATCTTTGGACCAAACGTATCTTCAATTCATATGGATGATTTCATTTGTTAGGAAGTAAGCTCATGGGAATTTTTGGACATCATCCGTAAAGGAAAAATCAGGCATTCTTAAACATATGATACAATgtcagaaatataatattatctgatggattaatatttttgaaagaaaaaaaaatttttttttttttgtaatatcgagaaaaataaaagaagaaaatttccatttaaatttatgtatatacttttgtattcgtgaaatttttcactttattacgatcaaaaaatttcactatACAAATACTtagttttatacaattatgtatataatgtatactgtattatattatgtataatgtaaaatcataaatgaacTAAACAGGATTATCTCAATCGGTGAAGTaacattactttttttctttcttttgtttctgtAACATAATCGTAGGACGTAAAAGCGAACAACAATATCataaaactttctttaaaTACTTTCAGTGCTTAATACCTATCACGATTTTGAACAATAAACTAGCAATCCTAATACTGTATATGGGATGAAGGAGGACATTAAAATACTGCAATGTTAGCTTACTGAGACATTCGATGCTGTAATAATAGCACTATGTCATTGTTTTTCGTGCTTTTAACACTTCGTGCAAGTTATATCGTAAAAGTACTGGCATTAGTTACTGAAAGAGTAACAGTTCTTACAgctaaaattgttttataatcacACTGTTGCCTGTATTTGTCCACGACCTTATTATAGTTTCAATGCAGAACATagcgatatttttatcgataatagtAATAGCCTCTGAATATCCCATTCGATGAAATCCGCTACAGATGTTTTAAATCGTGGCGGATTTCGACAGTgtctctgaaaaaaattaattaagcttCAGCGGCCTGCACCGAGAGATCAGTCACTGACGAGCAACAAGCTGACAATAGagagaaatattaagaaagtaacaaaataaaattacaatttttatgagCAAGCAATTATTATGACAGCTAAATTCGCGAAGAAAAtacgttttgttttttttttgaattaacatTCTACAGTTTTgctttgcaaaaaaaaagaagaaaatatacatatatgtatatttatataaaaataaaatatataaatatatgtatatacatatactaatTTAGTATCAAGCATtcgttattaattgtaattaaataatcaaattatttaattacaactatgaaaaaaaatatatatactgcTATAGATGCTagtatatttttctaagaaaaaatagcaatcattattatattatattaagcaaTGCTGTCAAATATATGAAGCAATATTTACTAGATTATTGATAGAATAGGATATCGATAGAATTGCTACAAGATTACAATAGCGTTACTACAGTTAATTAAAAAGCCACATGCGTGTCAATGTGTTCATGAAGTTCTCTATTTAACTATCTATAATCACAACatcatttcgattttatttatttctaaactaaattttttcacGTGtatcatttctcttttctaaattcattctattaattcaatctacatattatttcttcttatttttaaattagttcttttttctaaatctaaagtgtattaataataaaataaaataaaaaaagaaacgggaaaaagaattatttatttttagaaaaacagtagaaaaataatacttacttATCTGGCAAAACACGAGGTTTGGCATAATCTCCTGGCCAATCATAAACGTTTGGCAGTGGACTGTCGTAGTTCGCATCATACATTTTACTTACAATAAATTGTCGTTTGTCCTTGGGCTCCGGATATTCACTTGCCAACCcagctattaaaaaataaagtatattgaacgtatatatatatatataaaacttaataaagtattaaaatattgttgaaaattacaaaaaaatttgatataaattaaatttaaatcacttACTCTTAGCGTAAGCATATTCGGCAATTCGAACGGCGATATCAATCGAACATTCACGAATAGTACCTAACGGTGGATAAACACTACCAACTTCGAGATGTTCGTCTTTAACGTGATCAGCAACAGCCTGAGCTGAAAGAAGGAATAGATCTTCGGTGATATGATGACATCCAGTCGCGATGACACCCAATGCGATTCCGGGAAAAATGTACGCGTTGTTTCCTTGACCCGGCTTGTATATTTTCCCTCCATAATGTACATCACCGAATGGCGAACCtgatgaaaatatacattttcccTGCAAATATGATTAAAGGGTTATGGTTAGTTTCGATACACATCGATCACAATA
Proteins encoded in this window:
- the LOC107997428 gene encoding RWD domain-containing protein 1; this translates as MDYKEEQHNEIEALESIYCGELEVLATEPFYTFSIPIKTEEYESGTENGLSCCLQFTYTEKYPDEPLLISIEESENFEEESTENLKKHLTEQMNENLGMVMVFTLVSAAQEWLNVQWDKIKLNRQECEAQKMREEEEAERKKFEGTRVTVETFLCWKEKFDEEMGYTKRREIAEREGKKLTGRELFMTDKTLDQSDLKFLDDDSVKVDESLFQNLDDLELEDDDDDEDPNFEPNVSEDSA